From Quercus robur chromosome 8, dhQueRobu3.1, whole genome shotgun sequence:
GCCACTTGCAATTGTATGAAAGcacttaaaagattaaaaaattagtCTTGTAGACAGCATCTTTACGAAGAAACATAACCATATTCATTGGCAGCGATGCTGGTGTCCGTAATTGTGGTGTCACTGCTACTGCTGGTACTCTTTTCATCATTGTGTATTAATTGAGGACTTGCTTGGATTGAAATGGAGAGATTTGTGTTTGGGATTGCACAAGCTGCTTTGTTGGGCATATTTGTAGAACAATATGGTGGAGCTCTATGACTTGCAGCAGTGGAAACAGGGGGAACAGATATTGTTTGGGAGGCTGCCACACGCTTTTTGGCACCTCTGTGCATGTGCTGCTCACAATACTTCTGATCAGGAACCACATCCCTGCTGCACCGCCACTTCTTTCCATCTGTTCTTCTACACCTCCCTGGTTCAAGTTCATTCCCATTTCGGTCTCCAAAGCATGAACCACTGCAACCTTGAACTGAAAAAAGTAGATGAAAAGAAGGTAAATCTCATTTCACAATTCCGAAAGAAAGCAATGTACTAAAATATGatcactcaaaattttcaacaaggCACAATGAGATTAAACATACACCCACTTAAAGCAGTAaattatataacatttttctatgACAAAGCATCAGCATCTCGGTCCTATTCTAACTTTGGTATCACAcaatatttatcaaaatcaagtgaCCAAGTTCCAACAAAACCAGACACATAAACCTCACTTATAAACCATTTCATCAAAATTGATTTGATCTTAACTTACAACTCAAATTGCTAATAGCAGTAGATGAAAGAAATTTTCAGAAATAAATGCATCATAGTTTTATTACCaatgaatcaaaagaaaagaggattTCTATAAGAGTGTGCCAACAGCATAAACATATCAACCATATCAAGACTAAATCCTAGTTTACCTAACAATCTTTATGAGAAAGCATTAGTATAAAGAAAtggaataaatatatatatatatcctgaAGACAAACAAAAGAGACACATACTGAAAAGATAAAACAATCTACATAAGAAAATCAATAGCCTTCAAAGGATTAAGGGGGCCAATGGAGAAGTCCATCTATTTATACCAGCAAACAATAACGAGAAAGCAGTCTCTTTGtgagggaaaagaaaaggagaaatcCCTGTTACAAAAATGTCATCATTTATAACAGTTTTCAGATGACAAAAGGGTTTCAACATTACTAATATTACCTTGAAGAACACTCTTCGGTGAGAAGTCCAATCCTGTTGACATGCCAATATTTATGTTGTTAACCCTTTTTCTGCTGCTTTTCATGGTGGCATTGTAACAGGAATAGTTGCCACTCATATCTTTCCTGTCAGTATTGTGGtcaattttgttgttggaaTTAGCAGTGAGAGTGGGTGCAGTAGCAGGGGTAGTTGTGATGCTTGCGGTAACAGTGGCAGGTATGGTAGTCGCAGAGATCGGGGTTCTGGTGGTAACAGcatcacaaatttcatttttcttgctTCCAATATTGCTACTGGGGGAGTTGGTGTTAGTGGTGGTGGAGGTACTATGGCTGTTGGCACTGTTAGTACAAGATGGAGTCATGAGTTGAAGACCTACAGCAGGTGAATTAGCATGCTTGGTTTTCAACTCTGCTAATTTGTCCGTCAACTTGTTGGATGGTGTTGACTCTGAAGGAGACGCAATTTTAAAAGCTTCCACAGGCTTTCTTGAACGCTGACGGCCTCTGTGCATGTGCCGCTCACAGTATTTCTGATCTGGAACCACATTTTTACCACACCTCCATTTCTTCCCATCAGTTCTTCGACACCTTCCTGGTTCAGGATCCATCATGGTCCTATAGTCAAATCCCTTGGGGCTAAAATAACCTATAACTGAACGGgatcaacaaaaagaaacaaaacccagatcACAACCTTCAACTGAAATTTTAATAGGTAATTGCAAtatttgattaatgaaaaccAATCCCAAAATTCCTGTCTCATAAACATAAACCAATTTCAACTGACTAAACATGACTCCATTTCAAAAATCAATATTTCTCAGCAAAGTTCTCAGAAAACAAAAGGCAATCATTTGATTTGACATTAGCCtaatccaaaattccaaatttagCCATGATGACTAACACCATTTCAGATAAACAAAaccaatacaaaattttaaaaaatatatttcccaaaccaagataaaattaatttgattaggCTGATCCAATCTCAAATTTCAAGCCTAATAAACACATACATCTTATAAAACAAATGTAAGTCTTGCAAACTTAATCCTATATCAAGTCTTgaaaaatccataaaaacaaaatagctGATCTATCTGATTAACATAATCCTATATCAAGTCTTGCAAACTTAAACCCACCCCAAATACACGCACACCACACATATACAATCAATAATCCCAATAAAGTTTCACTTACAAATCTACTGGAACAAAATAAAGGTAACCAATTAAGAAACCCATCAAATTTCTAATCAAATAAAGTCAAGATCACCTCACAATTGAAAACCCACCTCAATTCCAATTCAAAGAATtctaaaagatgaaaaagacaGCAACTTtcttaataacaaaaaaaaaaaaaaaaaaaaaggttaaaagagGACCCTATTGAAAGCAAGAAAAGTTGAAAGACTAAAGAGACTCACAGCTAGGATATCGGTCATAAATAGCGGGACCAAAACAGCTAGCCACGCTCTGCCAAACGGGAATGACGAGGTGAAGAGGAACAGGGAGAGCAGCTGCCAAGTGCTTGTAGATGAGAGCCTGTTGTTGAAGCTCATGCAGCTGAGTTGGTGTCAATAACACAGGCTTTTCGTGTCTTTGTGTATCTTCACAAGAGCAGCTACTACTACTACCAATAGCAATAGTCACGGGGTTTTTTGCTTCATCACAAGAGCTACTACAACTAGCACCAATCCCAAGACCAAGCTTGATCCACGGTTGTTGTGCTTCTTCTTGTGCAATTTCCTTTACATCTTCAACCTTCACCGTCGATGCCTTTCCAAACAACTTCTGgggtccacctccaccacctaaataaaaacaaaaaaagcagaAATCTTTATTGacccaaaaaaccaaataagcaaaaaaaagagttaaaagaggcatagaaagaaagagagagagagagaaccagaCTTTGATGAGGTAGTAGAGCCTCCATTTTCACATGAGCTTCAAGTTTTTAAGAGACAGAACAAACTAAAGACCCAAAATTGGAATTTGAGGGAAAGTGAAGAAAGATAAAGATAGAGATGGAGAGACAATGTGATGAGAGTAAATTTCTAACGCCAAAAGCAAAACCTGAAACAACTGCGAACGTGACAGGACAGCAAGTATCAGCACACACCACTACAGGTGCAGTGCAGGTCCTTGACATATTAATTAAAAAGCGTAtttcaaaaccccaaaaaaaaaaaaaaaaaaatcaaaaccccaaaaagcAAAACCGAAAAAAAAGCCTCTTGCACTCACAACAAATGGTTGTGTGAATGTAAATGTggtgtgtgagagagaaagtgagattAAAGTGTTGTCAGTGTGTCAGATTTCTGACAATTTCTCagccttcttttttatttttctctgaaGCTCTCTTCAgtgccaaaaaaatatatataaataaaaaaattaaaaaatgtatagTACATTGTATTGACAGTATTGGGAATAAATTCAAGCGGGGATGATGTATATGTGTAGTTTCAGCGTACTGGGAAACGCGTGAGAGACACGGAGATATTTGCTGAGCGGGTACGAGGGAGGTTTGTGACTTTGTGTTGAACTGGGTACACGCGCCTTGTCAGGGTCGTTGTCTGTCTGGCAATAACGTTACGGGAGAGGGAGACACGTCATTGGGTTTTCCGTTACGTGGGTCAGGAAGGAAGGAACGGAAGTGGATTGGTGGGGCCCATGTGTGGTTGCTCTCAGTGACAGGTGGGCCTTTGCAGTGGCTGTGGAGTgtcctcctcttcctcttctcgtcctttgtttgtttgtttcttttcagattattattattattattttttttattgggttgggttaggtagGATCATCAATATGGGCTGGACTTGTTGTTTGCCTTGCATTGTCAAATCCAACGAAACCTTATAAGACAAAATTTATGAATTCCAATTAACTTACTGGTAAAATTtttgatagttgtataagaaatttggaatttaattcttacctacataaaaaattaattgatgtcttagtttgataataaaaaactatcatcaaaAACGAacgctataagttgaaactctttctcaaaaaaaaaaaaaaaaaaagtaagacaAAATTTACACATATTATGGAtacgtttatatatatatatatatatatatatatatgatgatcaTTTGATtggattatatatttgtttgatatACATAGGTGATAAGTTGACAATATTAATGTGAGTGTTAAGAAAGTAACACAAGATGACTAGATAGAGAATATAGGTTGGTAAGTGGATTTAAATACACTTGAATTTATTGattagatgatgttttttaatacagttttcaaaaaattattttctatttttactaaatatgattatgaaaatAGTTGAGGGATGTTTTTTGgatttagaaaatgtttttaatggcataattataaataaattgaaaacaatagaTCCCACTCATTTGTCTAAACTTTTTctatctcttaaatttaaaattttatctttatcacaaaaattCTCACActttagttttgaaatttatcaatataaaaaaataataataactgtggggcccaataatttgtggccctggcccatttttgcattggggcccaaggctcGAGCCGAGGAAGAGTATAGTcgaggataggtaataaaagtccaaatagtcttgagacacagccgaggatgattctgtcctcggcatattcGAGGTCCCCCtagaaggaagggcaaaaaagATATAGAAACAGTtcgggaaaaaatctaaaatatctctaTCAATAAAGAAGGagacgctggatagtataacaaccaaagacaaagggaaagctgtcattactaccattcaatactctgcacctgacagagctatactcttcaacttttacaaccatcCCTAACCACTCTGAGTATGGGCTGATGgaacaaatatcagtcctggaaagtcgaacccacacgtggacgttggataagggatacaggctagtataaagggaaaagtaagcaatccagagaaaggggctgggaaaaatggccaaaaaccagagcctcccagcccgcctccaggagaaagactcctagggcgaacacgatttaattatgaacaccacgaaaaaccaccgtccggtgaccaaggcctagcttttcaaacccacgctatataaatgatattgtttgggtatttttacgtgcgaacccaacattattatgggtcgttacaaattgtgtccttacaattggccccgtctgtggggaaggcttgtgtcTTGGCACAGGTGGTGGGTTGAGATAATCACTcacatcatttccaacagccgGGTGTAGTG
This genomic window contains:
- the LOC126697076 gene encoding growth-regulating factor 9; the encoded protein is MEALLPHQSGGGGPQKLFGKASTVKVEDVKEIAQEEAQQPWIKLGLGIGASCSSSCDEAKNPVTIAIGSSSSCSCEDTQRHEKPVLLTPTQLHELQQQALIYKHLAAALPVPLHLVIPVWQSVASCFGPAIYDRYPSFIGYFSPKGFDYRTMMDPEPGRCRRTDGKKWRCGKNVVPDQKYCERHMHRGRQRSRKPVEAFKIASPSESTPSNKLTDKLAELKTKHANSPAVGLQLMTPSCTNSANSHSTSTTTNTNSPSSNIGSKKNEICDAVTTRTPISATTIPATVTASITTTPATAPTLTANSNNKIDHNTDRKDMSGNYSCYNATMKSSRKRVNNINIGMSTGLDFSPKSVLQVQGCSGSCFGDRNGNELEPGRCRRTDGKKWRCSRDVVPDQKYCEQHMHRGAKKRVAASQTISVPPVSTAASHRAPPYCSTNMPNKAACAIPNTNLSISIQASPQLIHNDEKSTSSSSDTTITDTSIAANEYGYVSS